The nucleotide sequence TCTTTGGGTCTATTTTTTGTATGTCCTCGCTTAAGATGACGAAATCCGCTAGTTTTCCGGGTTCAAGAGTGCCCTTTACCGTTTCGTCAAAAGAGGCGTAGGCCCCATTTTTGGTATAGGCCCGCAAGGCCTCTTCCGTACTTATTTTTTGTTCCGGCACCCAGCCATTCGGGTTTTTGCCATCTAAGGTATTTCGGGTAACGGCGGCATATATACCGGTTAGAGGATTGCCGGGGGCCACTGGCCAATCACTGCCAAAGGCCAATATAGTTTTAGCATCCAAGAGCGATTGAAAGGCGTAGGTGGTCTTGACCCGTTCGGGCCCGATCAAGGTTTCGGCCCATATTCCATCATCAATGGCGTGATAGGGTTGCACGCTGGCAATGATGTCTAGTTCGCCAAATCGGTGTAGGTCTTGTTTTGAGATGTGCTGGGCATGTTCAATGCGCAGTCGGCGTTCCTTTTTTCCGTTTTCCTTGACGATGCGTTCATAGATTTCCAATAAGGTGTGAATGGCATTATCGCCTATGGCGTGGACCTGAATGTGAAGGCCGGCCTTGTCGGCCTCCGAAATCCATTGGTATAGATTCGCTTCACTGTTAATAAATAATCCATTGTCGGCGGGTTTGTCGGTATAGGGTTCCATAAAGGAAGCGGTATGTGATCCCAGGGACCCATCGATAAAGCCCTTGACTATTCCTGTTTTTAACCAAAGTTCGTCTGAGCTTATTTTTCTTTGGGCTTCTTTCCATCGGTTCAGTGGTTTTGCTGAATAAATACGTAGGGAGAGTTCCCCTGAATCCAGCAATTCTTGGGCTACTTCGGCGGTGCCCAAACTATCCACATCGTGTACGGAGGTCACACCGTGCGACAAAAAGTAATGCGAAGCTTCTTTAAGGGCCTTTTTCTTTTGTGTTTTGGTCAGTGGAGGAATCTTGTCGAGTAAAAGTCCCATAGCATTACTCTTTAAAATTCCCGTCGGTATGCCCTTATCATCCCTTACGATCTCGCCATTAGGGACGTCAGGGGTGTCTTTGTCTATACCTGCAAAATCGAGGGCGGCGGAATTGGCAAAGACCATATGTCCGTCAAGACGGTAGACAGCTACGGGATTGTTCTGTGTATAGGGGTCTATCCATTCTTTTTTTGGCAGTTCACCACCCCAAAGGGTATGGTCCCAATTGCCTTCCATGATCCAGGTTCCCGGGTCTATGGTTTCGGCAAAATCGGCGATGCGCCGGGTAAACTCTTCCGGTGTTTGCGCATCGCGGAGTTCAACGTTCAGCAAGCTGTTACCGCCCATAAGCAAATGCACGTGCGAATCGATAAAACCAGGCGTGATAAAACGGTTGCCTACATTTATTATTTCCGTGGTATGGCCCTTGTATTTCTCCAGTTCGCTATTTGAGCCGATGGCCAAAATGGTATCGGCCAATACGGCAATGGCCTGCGCACTGGGTTGGGACTCGCTGCCCGTCCAAATGTTGGCATTGGTGAGTATCAGGTCTGCTTTTGGGGCGGCTTCCTGACAAGAGATCAAGGAAAGCAGGGCCAAGAAAAAAAGGTAAGGAGGCAGTACTTTTAAGGGCAGGCCGTTCTTCATACAATTCTTTTTTTACTTTACATCCTATTCCCGGGCCGCCTTAAACTCGCTTCCCTCATACCATTTCGGAAAATAGGTCTCGTTGGCCAATTTTCTTCCTACCTCAAAAAACAACTGTAGGTCGAAGCTTACCCCACTCAATTCGGTGGTTTCGGGATCGTATTCATCCGAAGGTTGATGGTACTTATGGGTGTTGTAGTCGTCTAGGGTGGCTTTTATCGATTCCATACTTTGGTCGAAACCTTCGTAACTGCCACTGGCGTAGAGGGCGGGGATACCGATTTTCGCAAAGTTAAAATGGTCCGATCTAAAAAAGTAGCCCTTTTCGGCATGGGGATCGGGAATAATATAGCGCCCTTGTTCCAGTGCGGCTTCCTCGGCATATTTGTCCATTTCCGACTGACCGTAACCCGTTATGGTCAGGTCTTTCATTTTTCCGGGACTGCCCAAGGCATCCATATTGATATTGGCTACGGTTTTTTTAGGATCGAAAATCGGATTCTCGGCATAGTAGGCGGAGCCTAGCAAACCTTGCTCTTCCGCGGTAACGGCTATAAAGGCGACGGAACGTTTTGTGGGACCGTTTTTCTTGAAGGCCTCGGCAATGGCAAGAAGGCCCGCGGTGCCCGATGCATTGTCTATGGCACCGTTGTAAATGGAATCGCCATCAATGGGCTTACCTACGCCAAGGTGGTCCCAGTGGGCCGAGTAGATAATGACCTCGTCCTTTTTTTCCGTACCCGGAATAAGGGCGATTACGTTTTTTGAAACGTCTTTCTTGATTTTGTTTTGAATGGAAACGGAAACGTCTAGGCCCAAGGGGATGGGTTCAAAGCCCTTGCTTCGGGCCAATACCTTATAGTCTTCCCCTTTCATGATGGAGGCATCGAAGATCTTTTGGGCGCTTTCTTGGTTTACCCAAGACTCGACCTTTAAGAGGGGCAGGTCGCTTTCAATGATCAATTTGGCCCCGCTCCAACCCGATTCGACCACGTTCCATCCATAGGAAGCCGGTTCGGTATCGTGAACGATAATAACCCCGTCGGCCCCTTGTCTTGCGGCCTCCTCATATTTGTAGGTCCAACGCCCGTAATAGGTCATGGCGTTTCCCTTGAACAAGGTAGAGTCGCCCGATTGAAATCCCGGGTCGTTGACCAAGACCACGGCGGTCTTTCCTTTCCAGTCGATACCTTCGTAATCGTTCCACCCGTATTCGGGGGCCACGATGCCGTAGCCGGCAAAGACCAGCTCGGAGCGGTCAAGGCCGATTTCGGTCTTCACCTGGCTGGTGGTGGCCACAAAATCGCTCAGGACCTTGAGGTCAAAGCTTCCGTCTTTTCCCGATATCACCATTTTTTCCGAAGGGCTTCCATCGATTTCTACCATGGGCACCTCTTGAAAGTAGCTATCGCCGTTACCCGGTGAAAGTCCGAGTTTTTCAAATTCATCCTTTAAATAATTTACGGTCTTTACCTCGCCTTCGGTAAAGGGCTTTCTCCCTAAAAAGGCATCCGAAGCCAGACGTTCTATATGTTTGGCCAAGGTGGCTTGGTCTATCTCCACCGGTTTTTCGGCGTTTTTATTTTCCGTATTACAGCTTATATATAAGGCGAGTACTAAAAATTTCAAGAGATTCTTGGTCATAGGGATGATGTTTTGTTGAACAGATGGTCTATAGGGTCATAGGTTGCGCTAAGATTTACTAAAGCACCTATAGAACTAAGGTCGAAAATCTAAAGGGATTTTCCAACTTTAAGGGGGCAAACCGAAATTAAGGTAGGGCCTTGTGTCTCTATCGCTTAGGCGTTATAAAATAGGGGGAGAGGGAGGGGATAAAGGCAGCCCTTCTTTTTAGGAGGGCTGCGCTGTATTCTTATTCGATATGTCACCCATCCCCGGCCCATACCCCAAAAGCATTGAAAATTCAAAATCGGTATGGGGTAAAATGCGTCATTGACACGTGTATCGCTACCGCCCATACATTTTAAAGGAATATGTAACTCTCTGGTTGCTAGCTTTATTATAGTCGTATCGCCATAAGGTAAGAGCTTGTGGCGACGCTAAAAAAAATGCTTTATACACCTTAAAACAGAAAAAGATGATACGAGTTACAGCCGATTTATTTTCAGGTCGCCCCAATCCGAGTTGGATCATGGCCGATGCCAATGGGGAAGAAATCCTTAAGCAGATAGCAAAAGAAAAACAGATCATTTCCAAACCCAATACCGGTTACGACGGTTTGGGATTCAGGGGCATAGAGATCGAGGTCATCAGTGATGAAAAAATACGGGGCATACCCAATTCCTTTAAAATTGCCGACGGTACGGCCGAAGACCAAAAGACGAGTATTGGAATCGCCAGTAGGATCGTGGAGCAAATGACCCGCTACAGCAAGTTGAGCCTCGATTCACACAGGCTGACGCCCATAGACAAGCATATTCAGAAGATTATCTTGGCGAGTATAGAACAGTATCAACTAGATCTTGAACGAATTCGAAAGGTGATAAAAAAGCGCTATCCCAAACTTCCTAAAAACTCCAAAAGGGTTACCGTAGACGATGCTTCTTGCTGTGATTGCAAATACGAGGAAAGCAAGTTCAACCCGAATTTTTGGAATGCCGATAGCCATGTGCGACACAATAACAATTGCTACAACTATGGAAGGAACTGGAAGACCAACACCTTTGCCCAGCCGGGTAAGTTCTCGGGGCAAATGGCTTCATCAATGAGCTGTAGCGAGGTCAAGGCGGCTTCCCTTCGCGATGGCTTGAAGTTGCGATGTGACTGCCTTCCACAAAGTGAATATCCGAGAAGGTTGATGGCATTGGTCATTGCCCCGGGCGTCGATTACCACTGGTACAGAAAACAAGACGGTGGGTTTTGGGGGCATAAGCCTGGCGGAACCCCTGCCAAAAACACCGATAATAGCGGTGATCTCATTACCGATCCCGAGACCTGCGACCGAGGTTCGGGCTCCACTTTGAACTATACCGATTTTTGTGATTATTTTTATGCGGGCAAAAGTGTGTCCATTATCTAAATAAGAAGGCCATGGAGGTATACAAACTGGAACTGGATATACTTTCAGGCGGACAGAATCCACAATTTGAGATAGGGCCCTATGAATTCATGGGGCTTTTTCATACCATTGAAGCCTTGGACGAAAGTGCCACGGATGGTTTTTTTGACGGCCTCGGTTTTCGGGGCTTTGTCTTGTCGAAGGGAGAACGATTGCGGTGTACGGTGCAGAAGACCATCATAAAAATAGAGGAGGGTCCTGAAACTAGATATAAACGGGGCGATGACGGCTTGATACGGGAGTTGTTCGAACTGGTCCGTAAATACGACCCCGATAGGCGGTATGAGCACCTGATCGCCATGGCTGCGAAAGAGTATAGGTCCTAGCCTTGGTATATAGAGATACACCGAAGGCAAAGAGCTTTCTTTTGAAGTGGCCCCGTTTCGGGTTCTAGGGGGCATAAAGGAGAATGTTTCGGGGGAACCGAGCTCTATCCACTTTCCATAACTTAGGCCTTCCGTATAAAAAATACAGTCTGGTCTTCCTGTTAAAAACAGCAGGTAAAACTAGGATATCATCCGTATTTACGGGCCAGGTATTTTAAGATGGTATCGATATTTTCCGGTTCGGGGGAAGCGATATCGATGGTCAGGGCGCGTTTGGGTATTTCAAGGGCCTCAAAATCCGATTTGATCATGGCAGCCGGGCGGTCGTGGTTTTCCGTTTGTTCCGCACGCTGTACCACGTGTTCGTACGAACCGTTCATAAAGACCCAATCCAATTCATGCTCTACCTGGTCCGCGATTAATA is from Zobellia galactanivorans and encodes:
- a CDS encoding amidohydrolase, which gives rise to MKNGLPLKVLPPYLFFLALLSLISCQEAAPKADLILTNANIWTGSESQPSAQAIAVLADTILAIGSNSELEKYKGHTTEIINVGNRFITPGFIDSHVHLLMGGNSLLNVELRDAQTPEEFTRRIADFAETIDPGTWIMEGNWDHTLWGGELPKKEWIDPYTQNNPVAVYRLDGHMVFANSAALDFAGIDKDTPDVPNGEIVRDDKGIPTGILKSNAMGLLLDKIPPLTKTQKKKALKEASHYFLSHGVTSVHDVDSLGTAEVAQELLDSGELSLRIYSAKPLNRWKEAQRKISSDELWLKTGIVKGFIDGSLGSHTASFMEPYTDKPADNGLFINSEANLYQWISEADKAGLHIQVHAIGDNAIHTLLEIYERIVKENGKKERRLRIEHAQHISKQDLHRFGELDIIASVQPYHAIDDGIWAETLIGPERVKTTYAFQSLLDAKTILAFGSDWPVAPGNPLTGIYAAVTRNTLDGKNPNGWVPEQKISTEEALRAYTKNGAYASFDETVKGTLEPGKLADFVILSEDIQKIDPKKIREVKVMATYLGGKLVYENDQKEN
- a CDS encoding M28 family metallopeptidase codes for the protein MTKNLLKFLVLALYISCNTENKNAEKPVEIDQATLAKHIERLASDAFLGRKPFTEGEVKTVNYLKDEFEKLGLSPGNGDSYFQEVPMVEIDGSPSEKMVISGKDGSFDLKVLSDFVATTSQVKTEIGLDRSELVFAGYGIVAPEYGWNDYEGIDWKGKTAVVLVNDPGFQSGDSTLFKGNAMTYYGRWTYKYEEAARQGADGVIIVHDTEPASYGWNVVESGWSGAKLIIESDLPLLKVESWVNQESAQKIFDASIMKGEDYKVLARSKGFEPIPLGLDVSVSIQNKIKKDVSKNVIALIPGTEKKDEVIIYSAHWDHLGVGKPIDGDSIYNGAIDNASGTAGLLAIAEAFKKNGPTKRSVAFIAVTAEEQGLLGSAYYAENPIFDPKKTVANINMDALGSPGKMKDLTITGYGQSEMDKYAEEAALEQGRYIIPDPHAEKGYFFRSDHFNFAKIGIPALYASGSYEGFDQSMESIKATLDDYNTHKYHQPSDEYDPETTELSGVSFDLQLFFEVGRKLANETYFPKWYEGSEFKAARE